Proteins encoded in a region of the Bombiscardovia apis genome:
- a CDS encoding helix-turn-helix transcriptional regulator, whose amino-acid sequence MHFTVHQLEEVFPLADFLSEAFGSMAEIVVHDVQNLESSVVYIKNGKLSGRKVGDGTTDQALRLIKTGSAISNDYVANYRGKSLNGHIFRSFTYFIKDDSQSLIGLLCINVNVTGLNDAIEILTSLSGNSNAHLPLTTIDENLQGDSSETIKRMVHDSIDRLGLSRGKLSKEERLSVIRDLHEEGVFLMKGAVPLVAPEINVSIPTLYRYLQEFK is encoded by the coding sequence ATGCATTTTACGGTCCACCAGTTGGAGGAAGTCTTTCCCCTGGCCGATTTTTTGTCTGAAGCATTCGGCTCCATGGCGGAGATAGTGGTCCACGACGTGCAAAACCTTGAATCTTCCGTAGTGTATATCAAAAATGGCAAGCTCTCGGGCCGCAAGGTGGGCGACGGCACCACTGACCAAGCGCTGCGCCTGATTAAAACCGGCTCCGCCATCAGCAACGACTACGTAGCCAATTACCGGGGCAAGTCCTTAAACGGACACATTTTTCGCTCCTTTACTTACTTTATTAAAGACGATTCTCAGTCTCTAATTGGCCTTCTTTGCATCAATGTCAACGTGACCGGCTTGAACGATGCTATTGAGATTTTGACCTCTTTGAGCGGCAACAGCAATGCCCACCTGCCCCTCACTACTATCGACGAAAATCTGCAAGGCGATTCGAGTGAAACCATCAAGCGCATGGTTCACGACTCTATTGATCGCCTAGGCTTGAGCCGGGGCAAGCTTTCGAAAGAAGAGCGCCTCAGCGTCATCCGCGATTTGCACGAGGAGGGCGTATTCCTCATGAAGGGCGCCGTACCCCTCGTAGCCCCAGAAATCAACGTATCCATCCCCACCCTCTACCGCTACCTCCAAGAGTTCAAATAA
- a CDS encoding InlB B-repeat-containing protein, whose amino-acid sequence MRRYRTLCAILILLSLVGVGCGISRIAQHSSANPANDDISKLQRGSNPPSETVDGLTISPSQGWAYTNAETTVTPPNPKKVSFTQIKTNVMHSIALGSDNLVYTWGDNSFGQLGNGTSGGSSTRPIRAKTPSGVHFTQVTVGSTFSMALTDDHKIYAWGSNTYGEMGNPAVPLQINQPLPQAIAQGALPTSEHFIQIAAGNGFALALGSDNRIYAWGQNAMGQLGNGLTPSSNLPVVVAQGELPAGEHYVRIANSSLNTALALGSNGKLYTWGANQYGVLGNGSAITRSSTPVQVKLGAAPDDVQFKSMDMGYNHALAIDTNNVLYAWGANESGQLGTGNTTGQRLPVLVNTGALPAGEHFTQVSAGLNHTIALGSDNKVYTWGSNATGQLGDDGGTDQLAPVQINQGELPISTHYTQVTATNFCSFALASNNYVYGWGDNSIGQLGNGSTAITQPTPMETPIIEFTLSDVKFGNTPVPSHTEDPDSGAWKVPVPINSSEQVNVYADYRLNYLTSSGAMTPGEVQTANLHYLYLSFYTVQFDINGGDSQALPDQRVPQDTPTAAHYPKTNPTKEHNWFLGWEDRPGHFWDFTEPITSDMTLKAKWEPYRFTIDPVRGSATGGTAINVTPPAPPEGLRFTQVDGGWYHSLAIASDGSLYAWGKNDFGALGTGDYVSSTHPVRVKTPDNVRFIQVCAGWDISWALTDDGKVYSWGDGRYGMLGTGTDRGSSNVPVEVAIPASAGPITQLGAGAFHCTALDDQGNVYVWGRNNYGQQATGDRIDSNQPHLVASPPDGSHYVQVSSGGYHSLALTSNHDIYGWGRNWEGQLANGDVGRGIVSTSIVKALPGELPAGRHFVKIISGDNHVFAIDDQQQLYGFGWNYYGSLGFPFSSAIGRGSATTPIVIHSPTGAPFDQIAARGQHVLAYSDGVLYSWGGNWSGQLGNGVKGDGIWQWETPASNQGGIERVRQGDLPAGHHFTKLVSSMGQHSLAISDEGLVYTWGDNEYGQLGDGESGTPSNKPEPVKLSQIDHGLQITGVTFDGTPSTTSPPTWNSTKGVWENVTAPDHAPGPATVKIQWTISGQAQDDYPLPFTYDSLPLPAAGATPTRRIGGAAIMSIGTMGGMVLAGYQIANKRRYSNPLRNRQ is encoded by the coding sequence ATGCGCCGTTATCGCACCCTGTGCGCTATTTTGATACTTCTTTCACTAGTTGGAGTAGGTTGTGGTATCTCCCGAATAGCACAACACAGTTCAGCTAATCCCGCAAACGACGACATAAGCAAACTCCAACGTGGTTCCAATCCACCTTCAGAGACTGTGGACGGTTTAACTATCTCACCCTCACAAGGTTGGGCGTACACCAATGCTGAAACCACGGTCACACCTCCAAATCCGAAAAAAGTCTCCTTCACCCAAATCAAGACAAATGTGATGCATTCCATAGCGCTGGGCTCAGATAATCTCGTTTACACTTGGGGAGATAATAGTTTCGGACAACTAGGCAACGGTACCAGCGGCGGCAGCAGCACTCGTCCAATACGGGCCAAAACGCCGTCCGGTGTCCATTTCACTCAGGTGACCGTAGGCAGCACCTTCTCTATGGCACTGACCGACGACCATAAGATCTACGCGTGGGGCAGCAACACGTATGGGGAGATGGGGAACCCTGCTGTACCTCTCCAGATCAATCAGCCCCTGCCCCAAGCCATCGCCCAAGGTGCGCTGCCGACCTCTGAGCACTTCATCCAAATCGCGGCGGGCAACGGCTTCGCCTTAGCTCTGGGAAGCGACAACAGAATATACGCTTGGGGTCAGAACGCAATGGGGCAACTGGGCAACGGGCTCACCCCTTCCAGCAACTTACCCGTTGTGGTCGCACAAGGAGAGCTGCCTGCCGGCGAGCACTACGTGCGGATCGCCAATTCTAGTTTAAACACCGCACTAGCCTTGGGCAGCAACGGCAAGCTCTATACATGGGGAGCTAATCAATACGGGGTATTGGGAAATGGTAGTGCAATCACGCGTTCTTCGACTCCGGTGCAGGTCAAACTAGGTGCCGCGCCCGACGATGTGCAATTCAAGAGCATGGACATGGGCTACAACCACGCCTTGGCCATAGACACGAATAATGTCTTATACGCTTGGGGGGCCAACGAGAGCGGACAGCTCGGCACCGGCAACACAACTGGACAAAGATTGCCTGTGCTCGTCAATACAGGCGCACTGCCAGCCGGCGAGCACTTTACGCAGGTCAGCGCAGGATTAAACCACACGATCGCCCTCGGCAGTGACAACAAGGTCTACACTTGGGGAAGCAATGCTACCGGTCAGCTGGGCGACGATGGAGGCACCGACCAGCTCGCCCCTGTGCAAATCAATCAAGGCGAATTACCAATCTCCACCCACTACACGCAGGTAACCGCAACGAACTTCTGCTCCTTTGCTTTGGCCAGCAACAATTATGTCTATGGATGGGGAGACAACAGCATCGGCCAGCTGGGCAATGGTTCCACCGCCATCACCCAGCCCACTCCTATGGAAACCCCAATCATAGAATTCACCCTATCCGACGTAAAGTTTGGAAACACACCCGTACCTAGCCACACCGAGGATCCGGATTCAGGGGCGTGGAAAGTGCCGGTACCAATCAACAGCTCCGAACAAGTTAACGTGTATGCAGACTACCGGTTGAACTACCTAACTTCCTCAGGCGCAATGACTCCAGGCGAGGTACAGACAGCGAACTTGCACTACCTGTACCTGTCCTTCTACACCGTCCAATTCGATATCAACGGAGGTGACAGCCAAGCCCTGCCCGACCAGCGTGTACCCCAAGACACCCCGACAGCCGCTCACTATCCGAAGACCAATCCGACCAAGGAACACAACTGGTTTCTGGGTTGGGAAGACAGGCCGGGCCACTTCTGGGACTTCACCGAGCCCATTACCTCCGACATGACGCTAAAAGCCAAGTGGGAGCCCTACCGGTTCACGATCGACCCGGTCAGAGGTTCAGCGACGGGCGGCACGGCTATAAATGTGACACCGCCTGCTCCGCCTGAAGGCCTGCGCTTTACCCAAGTGGACGGAGGCTGGTACCACAGCCTGGCCATCGCCTCCGACGGCTCCCTCTATGCTTGGGGGAAAAACGACTTCGGCGCACTCGGTACTGGCGACTATGTTTCCAGCACTCACCCGGTTCGGGTCAAAACGCCAGACAATGTTCGCTTCATCCAGGTGTGCGCTGGTTGGGACATCAGCTGGGCCCTGACCGATGACGGCAAGGTCTACAGCTGGGGCGACGGACGGTATGGCATGTTGGGCACTGGTACCGACCGCGGCAGCAGCAACGTACCGGTTGAGGTGGCCATACCGGCTAGTGCCGGCCCCATTACGCAGCTCGGCGCTGGTGCCTTCCACTGCACCGCCCTAGACGATCAAGGCAATGTATACGTATGGGGCCGCAACAATTATGGACAGCAGGCCACCGGCGATCGCATCGACAGCAATCAGCCCCATCTCGTCGCTTCCCCGCCCGACGGCTCCCACTACGTACAGGTCAGTTCGGGCGGATATCACAGTTTGGCCCTGACTAGCAACCATGACATCTACGGTTGGGGACGCAATTGGGAAGGTCAACTTGCCAACGGCGACGTTGGCCGAGGCATCGTCAGCACCTCAATCGTCAAGGCCCTGCCAGGAGAGCTACCGGCAGGACGCCACTTCGTGAAAATCATCTCCGGAGACAACCACGTCTTCGCCATAGACGATCAACAGCAGTTGTATGGCTTTGGATGGAACTATTATGGCTCGCTCGGCTTTCCCTTCAGCTCTGCAATCGGAAGAGGGAGTGCAACCACGCCCATCGTCATACACTCACCGACTGGAGCGCCCTTTGATCAGATCGCTGCCAGAGGACAGCATGTTCTGGCATACTCCGACGGCGTTTTATATAGCTGGGGCGGCAACTGGTCCGGCCAGCTCGGCAACGGCGTGAAAGGTGACGGGATATGGCAGTGGGAAACTCCTGCCAGCAACCAAGGAGGCATAGAGCGCGTAAGACAAGGGGACCTGCCCGCCGGCCACCACTTCACCAAGCTCGTGTCTTCCATGGGCCAACACAGTCTGGCCATCAGCGACGAAGGACTAGTTTACACATGGGGCGACAACGAGTACGGCCAGCTCGGAGACGGTGAATCTGGCACACCTAGCAACAAACCCGAACCTGTCAAACTCTCGCAGATTGATCACGGATTACAGATTACAGGCGTCACCTTCGATGGCACTCCCTCCACCACCAGCCCTCCCACGTGGAACAGCACTAAAGGGGTATGGGAAAATGTCACCGCCCCAGACCACGCACCAGGCCCAGCCACGGTCAAAATACAGTGGACAATCAGCGGTCAAGCACAAGATGATTATCCTTTACCTTTCACTTACGACAGCCTTCCTCTGCCCGCTGCGGGAGCTACTCCCACTCGACGTATAGGCGGAGCAGCCATTATGTCCATCGGCACGATGGGTGGAATGGTTCTTGCCGGCTACCAGATTGCGAACAAACGCAGGTACAGCAACCCCCTCCGCAATAGGCAATAG
- the ileS gene encoding isoleucine--tRNA ligase, translated as MSQSANEPFNPNERAQSVYPKASEGAANKQVGPSPSFPQMEEQVLNYWDQDDTFNKSVERRASGDNSSNEFVFFDGPPFANGLPHYGHLLTGYAKDVIPRYQTMKGRKVKRVFGWDTHGLPAELEAQKELGIESVDQIEAMGIEKFNDACRASVLKYTSEWKDYVHRQGRWVDFDHGYKTLDIPFMESVMWAFKQLYEKGLAYQGYRVLPYCPKDRTPLSAHELRMDADVYQDRQDTTVSMAVKLRDEEDAYAVFWTTTPWTVPTNFAIVVGADIDYVEVQPVEGQFAGKKFYLGKALLPSYEKELGEGYQIVRELKGSDMVGWRYWPVFPYFADESATAQGAVPGPNAYQIFTADYVDTAEGTGLVHQAPYGEDDMNTLNAQGIKSTDVLDEGCRFTAACPDYEGEYVFDANKPILRNLRDGSGPLAAIPQERRALLFQEKSYVHSYPHCWRCGTPLIYKPVSSWFVSVTKFKDEMLQLNQEINWIPDNVKEGQFGKWLANVRDWSISRNRFWGSPIPVWVSDNPAYPRVDVYGSLEELLRDFGDYPRDGKGEINMHRPYIDNLTRPNPDDPTGQSTMRRITDVMDCWFESGSMSFAQFHYPFENKEYFEQHFPADYVVEYIGQTRGWFYLLHVMATALFHKPAFENVICHGIVLGDDGQKMSKHLHNYPDVNEVFNEYGSDAMRWFLMSSPILRGGNLIVTAKGIRDTVRQVLLPIWSSYYFYTLYANAANGGAGYDAHRLSPEEVDDLPAMDRYLLAATRRLVEGLQRSLDDFAISDACAKASEFIDLLTNWYIRNNRDRFWSEDARAFDTLYTVLEVFSRAIAPLAPMETEEIWRGLTGGESVHLEDWPFLTDAATGESTELGLVLRDDPALLAAMEKVREIVSSTLSMRKAEQIRVRQPLSELSVIVEDPQAVAAYEGILKSELNVKSVDFSTLEQAQEQGLRILQELKVNARAAGPRLGKQVQFAIKASKTGAWHLDGGTPVVETPNGDIALEPSEYELINRVEESQAEGSDSKASTALPTGGFVILDTQLTPDLEAEGYARDLIRLVQDARKAANLDIADRIALSLTLPAAEAPKASQFESLIASETLASSVTIESSDSAQEPQVQVTKA; from the coding sequence GTGAGTCAATCAGCGAATGAACCCTTCAATCCCAACGAGCGGGCGCAATCTGTCTACCCCAAGGCAAGCGAGGGCGCCGCAAACAAGCAGGTGGGCCCCAGCCCCAGCTTCCCCCAGATGGAAGAGCAAGTCCTCAACTATTGGGATCAAGACGATACCTTCAACAAATCGGTAGAGCGCCGCGCCTCGGGAGACAACTCCAGCAATGAATTCGTCTTCTTTGACGGCCCTCCCTTTGCCAACGGATTGCCCCACTACGGCCACTTGCTCACCGGCTATGCCAAAGATGTGATTCCCCGCTATCAGACCATGAAAGGGCGCAAGGTCAAGCGCGTCTTTGGTTGGGATACCCACGGTCTGCCCGCCGAGCTTGAGGCCCAAAAGGAGCTGGGTATTGAGTCGGTAGACCAAATCGAGGCTATGGGCATCGAAAAGTTCAACGACGCCTGCCGCGCTTCGGTTTTGAAATACACCAGCGAGTGGAAGGACTACGTGCACCGCCAGGGTCGATGGGTGGACTTTGACCACGGCTACAAGACGCTCGACATCCCCTTCATGGAGTCGGTCATGTGGGCCTTCAAGCAGCTCTACGAGAAGGGCTTGGCCTACCAGGGCTACCGGGTGCTGCCTTACTGCCCCAAGGATCGCACGCCCCTTTCGGCCCACGAGCTGCGCATGGATGCCGATGTCTACCAAGACCGCCAAGATACCACCGTTTCCATGGCCGTGAAGCTGCGCGACGAAGAAGATGCCTACGCCGTTTTCTGGACCACGACTCCTTGGACGGTGCCCACCAACTTCGCTATCGTCGTTGGTGCCGACATCGATTACGTGGAAGTTCAGCCGGTCGAGGGCCAGTTCGCCGGTAAGAAGTTCTACTTGGGCAAGGCCCTCCTGCCTTCCTACGAGAAGGAACTGGGCGAGGGCTACCAGATTGTGCGCGAGCTCAAGGGCTCCGACATGGTCGGCTGGCGCTACTGGCCCGTCTTCCCCTACTTCGCAGACGAAAGCGCGACCGCTCAGGGCGCAGTGCCCGGCCCCAACGCTTATCAAATCTTTACCGCAGACTACGTAGACACCGCTGAAGGCACCGGACTTGTGCACCAGGCTCCCTACGGCGAAGACGATATGAACACCCTCAACGCCCAAGGCATCAAGTCCACAGACGTACTCGACGAAGGCTGCCGCTTCACCGCTGCCTGCCCCGATTATGAGGGCGAATACGTCTTCGATGCCAACAAGCCGATTCTGCGCAACCTGCGTGATGGTAGCGGCCCCTTGGCAGCCATCCCTCAGGAGCGCCGGGCCCTACTCTTCCAAGAGAAGTCCTACGTGCACTCCTACCCTCACTGCTGGCGTTGCGGCACCCCGCTTATCTACAAGCCCGTCTCTTCTTGGTTCGTTTCCGTTACCAAGTTCAAAGACGAAATGCTTCAGCTCAACCAAGAAATTAACTGGATTCCCGACAACGTCAAAGAGGGCCAGTTTGGCAAGTGGCTGGCCAACGTGCGCGACTGGTCCATCTCCCGTAACCGCTTCTGGGGCTCGCCCATCCCGGTGTGGGTGTCAGACAACCCTGCCTACCCGCGAGTAGACGTGTACGGCTCCCTCGAAGAGCTCCTGCGCGACTTTGGCGATTATCCGCGCGACGGCAAGGGCGAAATCAACATGCACCGCCCCTACATCGACAACCTGACCCGCCCCAATCCAGACGACCCCACGGGCCAGTCCACAATGCGCCGCATCACCGACGTCATGGACTGCTGGTTCGAGTCCGGCTCTATGTCGTTTGCTCAATTCCACTATCCCTTTGAGAACAAGGAATATTTTGAGCAGCACTTCCCGGCTGACTACGTGGTGGAATACATCGGCCAGACCCGCGGCTGGTTCTACCTCCTGCATGTGATGGCCACGGCCCTCTTCCACAAGCCTGCTTTTGAAAACGTCATCTGCCACGGCATCGTGCTCGGCGACGACGGCCAGAAGATGAGCAAGCACCTACACAACTATCCAGATGTGAACGAGGTCTTTAACGAGTACGGCTCCGACGCTATGCGCTGGTTCCTTATGAGTTCGCCCATCCTGCGCGGCGGCAATCTTATCGTGACCGCCAAAGGCATTCGCGACACCGTGCGCCAGGTGCTCCTACCTATCTGGTCGTCTTACTACTTCTACACCCTCTACGCCAACGCGGCCAATGGGGGAGCGGGCTACGACGCTCACCGCCTTAGCCCCGAGGAAGTCGACGATCTCCCAGCTATGGACCGCTACCTGCTGGCAGCCACCCGCCGCCTTGTTGAGGGCTTGCAGCGCTCGCTCGACGATTTCGCTATCTCTGACGCCTGCGCCAAGGCCTCTGAGTTTATCGACCTGCTGACTAACTGGTACATTCGCAACAACCGAGACCGCTTCTGGTCCGAAGACGCGCGCGCCTTCGACACCCTCTACACGGTCTTGGAAGTCTTCTCTAGAGCCATTGCGCCCCTGGCTCCTATGGAGACCGAGGAGATTTGGCGAGGGCTTACCGGCGGCGAGTCAGTCCACCTTGAGGATTGGCCCTTCTTGACCGATGCTGCCACCGGTGAAAGCACCGAGCTCGGCTTGGTATTGCGCGACGACCCGGCTCTGCTGGCGGCTATGGAGAAGGTACGCGAGATTGTCTCTTCCACGCTCTCCATGCGTAAAGCTGAGCAGATTCGCGTGCGCCAGCCCCTCTCCGAGCTCTCAGTCATTGTGGAAGACCCGCAGGCAGTAGCTGCTTACGAGGGTATCCTCAAGTCGGAGCTCAACGTGAAGTCTGTAGACTTCTCCACGCTTGAGCAGGCTCAGGAGCAGGGTCTGCGCATCTTGCAAGAGCTCAAGGTCAACGCTCGCGCGGCTGGCCCCAGGCTGGGCAAACAGGTCCAGTTCGCTATCAAGGCATCCAAGACCGGCGCTTGGCACTTAGACGGCGGCACTCCGGTGGTGGAAACCCCTAACGGCGACATCGCCCTAGAGCCGAGCGAATACGAGCTGATAAACCGCGTAGAAGAGAGCCAGGCTGAGGGTAGTGATTCCAAGGCCTCAACCGCCCTCCCAACCGGCGGTTTCGTAATCCTCGACACCCAGCTCACGCCCGACTTGGAAGCCGAAGGCTACGCGCGAGACTTGATTCGCCTAGTCCAAGACGCCCGCAAGGCTGCCAACCTCGACATTGCCGACCGCATCGCGCTGTCTCTAACCTTGCCGGCCGCCGAGGCCCCCAAGGCCAGCCAGTTTGAGTCTCTGATTGCGTCCGAGACCTTGGCCAGCAGCGTGACCATCGAGTCCAGCGACTCCGCCCAGGAGCCCCAGGTCCAGGTAACCAAGGCCTGA
- a CDS encoding RCC1 domain-containing protein, whose translation MRSLRAASATIVTLAMTVLGGGAIGLTTSAHAEPTPNTPSSQLTRGNQQTSETVNGFTLSPTKGPANADATATITPPAPPSGVYFTRISSRSGHSLAIGSDGNTYAWGNNQDGQLGDGTTTNRNLPVRVHTPVGVRFTQISAGGGHSLAIGDDGYAYTWGNNTQGQLGNGTSGPNAPTPVKVSQGELAPGAHYTQISAGDYHNAAIASDDNAYTWGANNAGQLGNGTRGGNTSAPGKVSQGGLTPGAHYTQISAGGMHTAAIASDDNAYTWGDNYVGELGNGTSGNIQSTPGQVGAGELTPGAHYTSVSTGSNHTVAIASDDNAYTWGRNDYGQLGNGTNGSIAKTPVKVSRGELTPGAHYTQTSADGTHTVAIASDGNAYTWGDNTQGQLGNGTETTVTTPIKVRQGELAPGAHYTQISAGGAYTAAIADNGHAYTWGRNAEGQLGNGTNGAGNPPDNSADKNTPIQVRTAKYVIDTVTFDGTSVSQKTINTTTGAWDMHVPLHGAGPANVVVHYHIDALGPNGNVTNPNYYTGTVTLHYTYATAYKVKFVLGDATGHSSSALPGDQFVYSDDPQPIDWPSPDPSWEHHRFTGWADTTTNQPWDFTQPINSNKTLKATWQAWEFKLSPTSGPDTGGNPIHITPPDPTTVFAYTQISAGDQHSLAIGTDGNTYAWGNNQDGQLGDGTTTNRSQPVRVKTPAGVHFTHISVGDLHSLAIGDDGHVYSWGWNGYGQLGDGTTTDRSTPTPVKDPAGKPDTTWTTISAGAGHNLAISSDHHAYSWGNNYYGQLGDGTTTTDRSTPTPVKDPAGKPDTTWTTISAGLRHSLAISSDHHAYSWGNNYYGQLGNGTTRRTTPTPVSPASSGNPTNTWTTISAGEYHSLAIGSDHHAYSWGWNEYGQLGDGTTTNRSTPTPVKDPAGKPDTTWTTISTGAGHSLAISSDHHAYSWGNNYYGQLGNGTTTNRSTPTPVNPASSGNPTNTWTTISAGGNHGLIIGSDHHTYSWGNNSYGQLGNGTTTNRRTPGPVGIPQIIVTGIKFDQTEATPTPAWNDPTWDTTAPAHPEGRVTANIHWTLGGIAQPDYPLPYDYYTFLTLPQAGALPIQRLGGGTLLALSTLTAITYAGHQFSAKQLKVTKHTTTSAH comes from the coding sequence ATGCGTAGTCTGCGAGCTGCTAGCGCCACTATCGTGACACTAGCCATGACTGTCCTTGGGGGGGGGGCAATCGGTCTCACGACCTCAGCCCACGCTGAACCAACCCCAAACACCCCCTCCAGCCAGCTCACACGCGGCAACCAGCAAACTTCTGAAACCGTAAACGGATTCACCCTCTCCCCCACCAAAGGCCCCGCCAACGCCGACGCCACAGCCACCATCACACCTCCCGCCCCGCCAAGCGGCGTCTACTTCACCCGGATCAGCTCACGCAGCGGACACAGCCTGGCCATAGGCTCAGACGGCAACACCTACGCATGGGGCAACAACCAAGACGGTCAGCTGGGCGACGGCACCACCACCAATCGCAACCTGCCAGTACGCGTCCATACGCCCGTGGGTGTACGCTTCACCCAGATCAGCGCAGGCGGCGGGCACAGCCTGGCCATCGGCGACGACGGGTACGCCTACACCTGGGGAAACAACACCCAAGGCCAACTCGGCAACGGCACCAGCGGCCCCAACGCCCCCACACCCGTCAAAGTCAGCCAAGGCGAGCTCGCACCCGGAGCCCACTACACACAAATCAGCGCCGGCGATTACCACAACGCCGCCATCGCCAGCGACGACAACGCCTACACCTGGGGAGCGAACAACGCCGGCCAGCTGGGCAACGGCACCAGAGGAGGAAACACCAGCGCGCCCGGCAAAGTCAGCCAAGGAGGGCTCACACCCGGAGCCCACTACACACAAATCAGCGCGGGAGGAATGCACACCGCGGCCATCGCCAGCGACGACAACGCCTACACCTGGGGAGACAACTACGTCGGCGAGCTCGGCAACGGCACCAGCGGCAACATCCAGAGCACGCCCGGCCAGGTCGGCGCTGGAGAGCTCACACCCGGAGCCCACTACACCAGCGTCAGCACGGGCTCGAACCACACCGTAGCCATCGCCAGCGACGACAACGCCTACACCTGGGGAAGAAACGACTACGGACAGCTGGGCAACGGCACCAACGGCTCCATCGCCAAAACACCCGTCAAAGTCAGCCGAGGCGAGCTCACACCCGGAGCCCACTACACCCAGACCAGCGCGGACGGAACGCACACCGTTGCCATCGCTAGCGACGGCAACGCCTACACCTGGGGAGACAACACCCAGGGCCAACTCGGCAACGGCACCGAGACCACCGTCACCACGCCAATCAAGGTACGTCAAGGCGAGCTCGCGCCCGGAGCCCACTACACGCAAATCAGCGCGGGAGGAGCATACACCGCGGCCATCGCCGACAACGGCCACGCCTACACCTGGGGAAGAAACGCCGAGGGCCAACTCGGCAACGGCACCAACGGTGCCGGCAACCCGCCAGACAACAGCGCCGACAAAAACACACCCATACAGGTGCGAACAGCCAAATACGTGATCGACACCGTCACCTTCGACGGCACGTCCGTCAGCCAGAAAACCATCAATACCACAACCGGCGCCTGGGACATGCACGTGCCATTACACGGCGCGGGACCAGCCAACGTCGTGGTCCACTACCACATCGACGCCCTCGGCCCCAACGGCAACGTCACCAACCCCAACTACTACACCGGCACCGTCACCCTCCACTACACCTACGCCACCGCCTACAAGGTCAAGTTTGTCTTGGGCGACGCTACCGGGCACAGCAGTAGCGCGCTGCCAGGCGACCAGTTCGTGTACTCGGACGACCCGCAGCCCATCGACTGGCCCAGCCCCGACCCCAGCTGGGAGCACCACCGGTTCACCGGCTGGGCCGACACCACCACCAACCAACCATGGGACTTCACCCAACCCATCAACAGCAACAAAACATTGAAAGCCACCTGGCAGGCATGGGAGTTCAAACTCTCCCCCACCTCCGGCCCCGACACCGGCGGCAACCCCATCCACATCACACCACCCGACCCCACCACCGTCTTCGCCTACACCCAAATTAGCGCAGGCGACCAGCACAGCCTCGCCATCGGCACCGACGGCAACACCTACGCATGGGGCAACAACCAAGACGGTCAGCTGGGCGACGGCACCACCACCAACCGCAGCCAGCCCGTACGCGTGAAAACACCCGCCGGCGTCCACTTCACCCACATCAGCGTAGGCGACCTTCACAGTCTCGCCATCGGCGACGACGGCCACGTCTACAGCTGGGGATGGAACGGGTACGGCCAGCTGGGCGACGGCACCACCACCGACCGCAGCACACCCACACCCGTCAAGGACCCAGCAGGCAAACCAGACACCACCTGGACAACCATCAGCGCAGGCGCGGGCCACAACCTCGCCATCAGCAGCGACCACCACGCATACAGCTGGGGAAACAACTACTACGGCCAACTCGGCGACGGCACCACCACCACCGACCGCAGCACACCCACACCCGTCAAGGACCCAGCAGGCAAGCCAGACACCACCTGGACAACCATCAGCGCAGGCCTCCGGCACAGCCTCGCCATCAGCAGCGACCACCACGCATACAGCTGGGGAAACAACTACTACGGCCAACTCGGCAACGGCACCACCAGACGGACTACGCCAACGCCCGTCAGCCCTGCCAGCAGCGGCAACCCCACCAACACCTGGACCACCATCAGCGCAGGCGAGTATCACAGCCTGGCCATCGGCAGCGACCACCACGCATACAGCTGGGGATGGAACGAGTACGGCCAGCTGGGCGACGGCACCACCACCAACCGCAGCACACCCACACCCGTCAAGGACCCAGCAGGCAAACCAGACACCACCTGGACCACCATCAGCACAGGCGCGGGCCACAGCCTCGCCATCAGCAGCGACCACCACGCATACAGCTGGGGAAACAACTACTACGGCCAACTCGGCAACGGCACCACCACCAACCGCAGCACACCCACACCCGTCAACCCGGCCAGCAGCGGCAACCCCACCAACACCTGGACCACCATCAGCGCAGGCGGCAATCACGGCCTGATTATCGGCAGCGACCACCACACCTACAGCTGGGGAAACAACAGCTACGGCCAACTCGGCAACGGCACCACCACCAACCGCAGGACGCCCGGGCCCGTGGGCATCCCCCAGATCATCGTCACTGGCATCAAATTCGACCAAACCGAAGCCACACCGACCCCCGCATGGAACGACCCCACTTGGGACACAACGGCTCCAGCCCACCCCGAAGGCAGAGTCACCGCCAACATCCACTGGACCCTAGGCGGCATCGCCCAACCCGACTACCCCCTGCCCTACGACTACTACACCTTCCTCACCCTGCCCCAGGCCGGAGCGCTGCCCATCCAACGCCTAGGCGGCGGCACACTGCTGGCGTTGTCAACCCTGACAGCCATAACCTACGCCGGCCACCAGTTCTCAGCCAAGCAGCTGAAAGTAACCAAACACACCACCACCTCCGCCCACTAA